One genomic region from Jiangella sp. DSM 45060 encodes:
- a CDS encoding DinB family protein, whose amino-acid sequence MAPERRRDQPPPRTGSDSGSGSGSGEKDVLTGFLTYLRESVLAKVDGVPEPEVRTPGVPSGTNLLGLVKHLAHVERAVFLGEHVRSWPATFHAGPDETVASVVQDYRDAIAAADRAVAACPGLEHPSHTGRRAPSMRWALTHLIEETGRHAGHLDILRELIDGRTGR is encoded by the coding sequence ATGGCACCCGAACGACGACGCGACCAGCCCCCGCCCCGGACCGGCTCCGACTCCGGCTCCGGCTCCGGCTCCGGCGAGAAGGACGTCCTCACCGGCTTCCTGACGTACCTGCGCGAGAGCGTCCTGGCCAAGGTGGACGGGGTCCCGGAACCGGAGGTCCGCACGCCGGGCGTCCCGTCCGGCACGAACCTGCTCGGGCTGGTCAAGCACCTCGCCCACGTTGAGCGCGCCGTCTTCCTCGGCGAGCACGTGCGCAGCTGGCCGGCGACCTTCCACGCCGGTCCGGACGAGACCGTGGCGAGCGTCGTCCAGGACTACCGCGACGCCATCGCCGCCGCCGACCGCGCCGTCGCCGCGTGCCCCGGCCTCGAGCACCCCTCGCACACCGGCCGCCGCGCGCCGTCGATGCGATGGGCGCTGACCCACCTGATCGAGGAGACCGGCCGCCACGCCGGGCATCTCGACATCCTCCGCGAGCTGATCGACGGCCGGACCGGACGGTAA
- a CDS encoding carboxymuconolactone decarboxylase family protein, which yields MTRMDIAALAPAAYKALIALDSRSLQGDLPPGLLDLVKLRVSQINGCAYCVDSHSHDAVKGGESPARVYAVAAWDEGPAFTEAERAALALAESMTRLSEGAPRVPDDVWERARAHYDDAQLAQLIMVITTINAWNRVSVAVRMTPESFA from the coding sequence ATGACACGCATGGACATCGCCGCGCTCGCCCCCGCGGCGTACAAGGCACTGATCGCCCTCGACAGCCGCTCCCTCCAGGGCGACCTCCCGCCCGGCCTGCTCGACCTCGTGAAGCTGCGGGTCAGCCAGATCAACGGCTGCGCCTACTGCGTCGACTCGCACAGCCACGACGCCGTGAAGGGCGGCGAATCCCCGGCCCGCGTCTACGCCGTCGCCGCCTGGGACGAGGGCCCGGCCTTCACCGAGGCCGAGCGGGCGGCGCTCGCGCTGGCGGAGTCGATGACGCGGCTCAGCGAGGGCGCACCGCGCGTGCCGGACGACGTCTGGGAGCGGGCCCGCGCCCACTACGACGACGCGCAGCTCGCCCAGCTGATCATGGTCATCACGACGATCAACGCGTGGAACCGGGTCAGCGTCGCCGTCCGCATGACCCCGGAGTCGTTCGCCTGA
- a CDS encoding IS256 family transposase → MALDHAALLEVLEVMRAADVDDRVRTAAQGMYQALIDAEATAVIGAGPWERSAERTAQRNGSRPRVLTTTAGDLELRIPKLRTGSFFPSLLERRRRVDQALFAVIMEAYLHGVSTRKVDDLVKALGADSGISKSEVSRICADLDEEVGAFRDRSLGETTYPYVFLDATYCKARVNRRVVSQAVVIATGVTADGRREVLGFDVGDSEDGAFWTAFLRSLKARGLGGVQLVISDAHTGLKHAIASVLIGAAWQRCRVHFLRNVLAQVPKGNAEMVAAAIRTIFAQPDAEHVHEQFDVIATMLGRQLPKVEQMLRDAKDDLLAFTTFPISHWKKIWSTNPLERLNKEVKRRTDVVGVFPNPAALLRLAGSVLVEAHDEWQVTAERRYLSETSMALLNAPATNKEVAKPELMTA, encoded by the coding sequence ATGGCCTTGGACCATGCTGCCCTACTTGAGGTGCTCGAGGTGATGCGGGCCGCTGATGTGGATGATCGGGTCCGTACCGCGGCGCAGGGGATGTATCAGGCGTTGATCGATGCCGAGGCGACGGCGGTGATCGGTGCTGGCCCGTGGGAGCGCAGCGCGGAGCGGACCGCGCAGCGCAACGGCTCGCGACCCAGGGTCCTGACCACGACCGCGGGGGATCTGGAGTTGCGGATCCCGAAGCTGCGCACGGGGTCGTTCTTCCCGTCGCTGTTGGAGCGGCGCCGGCGGGTGGACCAGGCCCTGTTCGCGGTGATCATGGAGGCGTATCTGCATGGGGTGTCGACCCGCAAGGTCGATGACCTGGTCAAGGCGCTGGGCGCGGACAGCGGGATCTCCAAGTCGGAGGTGTCGCGGATCTGCGCCGATCTCGACGAAGAAGTGGGTGCGTTCCGGGACCGGTCGCTGGGCGAGACGACCTATCCGTACGTGTTCCTCGACGCGACCTACTGCAAGGCCCGGGTGAACCGCCGCGTGGTGTCCCAGGCGGTGGTCATCGCTACCGGCGTCACCGCCGACGGGCGGCGCGAGGTGCTCGGGTTCGACGTCGGCGACAGCGAGGACGGCGCGTTCTGGACCGCGTTCCTGCGCTCGTTGAAGGCCCGCGGGCTGGGCGGTGTCCAGCTGGTCATCTCCGACGCCCACACCGGCCTCAAGCACGCCATCGCCTCGGTGCTGATCGGCGCGGCCTGGCAGCGCTGCCGGGTGCACTTCCTACGCAACGTGCTCGCCCAGGTCCCCAAGGGCAACGCCGAGATGGTGGCCGCGGCGATCCGCACGATCTTCGCCCAGCCCGACGCCGAGCACGTGCACGAGCAGTTCGACGTCATCGCCACCATGCTCGGCCGGCAACTACCCAAGGTCGAACAGATGCTGCGCGACGCCAAGGACGATCTCCTCGCGTTCACCACGTTCCCGATCAGCCACTGGAAGAAGATCTGGTCCACCAACCCGCTGGAACGGCTGAACAAGGAGGTCAAACGCCGCACCGACGTCGTCGGAGTGTTCCCCAACCCCGCCGCCCTGCTCCGCCTGGCCGGATCGGTCCTCGTGGAGGCCCACGACGAATGGCAAGTCACCGCCGAACGCCGCTACCTCTCCGAAACCTCCATGGCCCTGCTCAACGCGCCGGCAACCAACAAGGAGGTGGCCAAACCCGAACTCATGACGGCATGA
- a CDS encoding helix-turn-helix domain-containing protein has protein sequence MGDEDAAVVRAVGARLRGLRHRSGLTLAELSGRTGITPSTLSRLETGRVQPTLGQLLPLSRAYGVPIGELVDAPRVGDPRVHLRPVRRFGLTFVPLTRQAGGVQAYKVLYPPAATLPPPELRTHDGHEWFYVLSGAVRLVLGGDEHLLRAGEAAEFDTRTPHWIGNPADGGLAEVIAIFGTQGERVHLHDT, from the coding sequence ATGGGTGACGAGGACGCCGCGGTCGTGCGGGCCGTGGGTGCGCGGCTGCGTGGGCTGCGGCACCGGTCCGGGCTGACGCTGGCCGAGCTGTCCGGACGCACCGGCATCACACCGAGCACGCTGTCGCGGCTCGAGACCGGCCGGGTGCAGCCGACGCTGGGTCAGCTGCTGCCGCTGTCGCGGGCGTACGGGGTGCCGATCGGCGAGCTGGTCGACGCGCCCAGGGTCGGTGATCCGCGCGTGCACCTGCGGCCGGTGCGGCGGTTCGGCCTGACGTTCGTGCCGCTCACCCGGCAGGCGGGCGGCGTGCAGGCGTACAAGGTGCTGTACCCGCCGGCGGCGACGCTGCCGCCGCCGGAGCTGCGCACGCACGACGGTCACGAGTGGTTCTACGTCCTCTCGGGCGCCGTCCGCCTCGTCCTCGGCGGTGACGAGCACCTGCTGCGGGCCGGCGAGGCGGCCGAGTTCGACACCCGGACGCCGCACTGGATCGGCAACCCGGCCGACGGCGGTCTGGCGGAGGTCATCGCGATCTTCGGCACCCAGGGCGAGCGCGTCCACCTGCACGACACCTGA
- a CDS encoding multicopper oxidase domain-containing protein: MADNPVRRGWLGHLTRRSVLAGAVASAAFPAVAAASSAATASPAPGTRTARASGTTHRVTMYAEALPGGLIGYGLAPGEATIPGPLLDIVEGDTLEITLVNTTDQRLSIHPHGVDYDVFSDGSAFNASYNLPGETRTYVWRTRERTTTGGRAWLPGSAGYWHYHDHAYGDHGTQGLQKGLYGGLIVRRKGDLLPDKTFVVVFNDMTINNKMAPETPMFDAVLGERVEWLAIGHGSMEHTFHVHAHRWADNRTGYLDGPNDPTPAVDNKDLNPGSSFGFQVIAGEGVGPGAWMYHCHVQFHSDGGMSGVFLVRNEDGSIPDHAQEAIDRYHAGHGGGHGGHAG; the protein is encoded by the coding sequence ATGGCTGACAACCCCGTCCGACGTGGCTGGCTAGGGCACCTGACCCGCCGGTCGGTGCTGGCCGGCGCGGTCGCGAGTGCGGCCTTCCCCGCCGTCGCCGCGGCCTCGAGCGCGGCGACCGCGAGCCCCGCGCCGGGAACGCGCACGGCCCGGGCGAGCGGCACGACCCACCGCGTGACGATGTACGCCGAGGCGCTGCCCGGCGGGCTGATCGGCTATGGCCTGGCGCCCGGCGAGGCGACCATCCCCGGCCCGCTGCTGGACATCGTCGAGGGCGACACCTTGGAGATCACGCTGGTCAACACGACCGACCAGCGGCTGTCCATCCACCCGCACGGCGTCGACTACGACGTCTTCTCCGACGGCTCCGCGTTCAACGCGTCCTACAACCTGCCGGGCGAGACCCGCACGTACGTGTGGCGCACCCGCGAGCGCACGACGACGGGCGGACGGGCCTGGCTGCCGGGCAGCGCGGGCTACTGGCACTACCACGACCACGCCTACGGCGACCACGGCACCCAGGGCCTGCAGAAGGGCCTGTACGGCGGCCTGATCGTCCGCCGCAAGGGCGACCTGCTGCCGGACAAGACGTTCGTCGTCGTGTTCAACGACATGACGATCAACAACAAGATGGCGCCCGAGACGCCGATGTTCGACGCCGTGCTGGGTGAGCGGGTGGAGTGGCTGGCGATCGGCCACGGGAGCATGGAGCACACCTTCCACGTGCACGCCCACCGGTGGGCCGACAACCGCACCGGCTACCTCGACGGCCCCAACGACCCCACCCCGGCCGTCGACAACAAGGACCTCAACCCCGGCAGCTCGTTCGGGTTCCAGGTGATCGCCGGCGAGGGCGTCGGCCCCGGCGCGTGGATGTACCACTGCCACGTGCAGTTCCACTCCGACGGCGGCATGTCCGGCGTCTTCCTGGTCCGCAACGAGGACGGCAGCATCCCCGACCACGCACAGGAGGCGATCGACCGCTACCACGCAGGACACGGAGGAGGACACGGGGGCCACGCCGGCTAG
- a CDS encoding PLP-dependent aminotransferase family protein, with protein MEFHVSLDGRGDLVARIYRSLRDGVRDGRLRPGDRLPPSRELARTLDVSRGTVATAYERLTAEGFLEGRVGAGTFVAAGAGAGVDVGAGAVGQAGGAASPAPRDGGLRPRPGWVAAPWSPGPRAAARYDFTVGVPDARLFPYDTWRRLIAAEWRHGREPAGYADPAGHPGLRDAVARYVGYARSVRAGADDVVVTGGAQQALDLVARVLLAPGDVVAVEEPGYPPAREAFAAYGARVVGVPVDGDGLVVSRLPAEARLVYVTPSHQFPLGVAMSLPRRLELLAWAGAHDAGIVEDDYDSEYRFADRPLEPLHGLDAGGRVVYVGTFSKTLLPGLRLGFVVVPPGLHRAVRTARSLADGHGPVATEAALARFMDEGLLARHIRRTAKVYGERRSALLAGLDGALAPYLEPVPSAAGVTSRWVVEFFDHCAGSVC; from the coding sequence ATGGAGTTCCACGTCAGCCTCGACGGCCGCGGCGACCTCGTCGCGCGGATCTACCGGTCCCTGCGCGACGGCGTGCGCGACGGGCGGCTGCGGCCCGGCGACCGGCTCCCGCCGTCGCGCGAGCTGGCCCGCACGCTGGACGTGTCGCGCGGCACGGTGGCGACGGCGTACGAGCGACTGACCGCCGAGGGCTTCCTCGAGGGCCGGGTCGGCGCCGGGACGTTCGTCGCGGCGGGCGCGGGCGCGGGCGTGGATGTGGGCGCGGGCGCGGTGGGGCAGGCGGGCGGGGCTGCGTCGCCGGCCCCGCGCGACGGGGGACTGCGGCCGCGGCCGGGCTGGGTGGCGGCGCCGTGGTCGCCCGGGCCGCGGGCGGCCGCACGGTACGACTTCACCGTCGGCGTGCCGGACGCCCGGCTGTTCCCGTACGACACCTGGCGGCGGCTGATCGCGGCCGAGTGGCGGCACGGACGCGAGCCCGCCGGCTACGCCGACCCGGCCGGCCATCCCGGCCTGCGCGACGCCGTCGCCCGGTACGTCGGCTACGCGCGGTCGGTGCGGGCCGGCGCCGACGACGTCGTCGTGACCGGCGGCGCCCAGCAGGCCCTCGACCTCGTCGCGCGCGTGCTGCTCGCGCCGGGTGACGTCGTCGCCGTCGAGGAGCCGGGGTATCCGCCCGCGCGGGAGGCGTTCGCGGCGTACGGCGCGCGGGTCGTCGGCGTGCCCGTCGACGGCGACGGGCTGGTGGTGTCGCGGCTGCCGGCCGAGGCGCGTCTGGTGTACGTCACTCCGTCGCACCAGTTCCCGCTCGGTGTCGCGATGTCGCTGCCGCGCCGGCTCGAGCTGCTGGCCTGGGCCGGCGCGCACGACGCGGGCATCGTCGAGGACGATTACGACAGCGAGTACCGCTTCGCCGACCGGCCGCTCGAGCCGCTGCACGGACTCGACGCCGGCGGGCGCGTCGTCTACGTCGGGACGTTCTCGAAGACGCTGCTCCCGGGGCTGCGGCTCGGCTTCGTCGTCGTGCCGCCGGGGCTGCACCGGGCCGTGCGCACGGCCCGCAGCCTGGCCGACGGCCACGGTCCGGTCGCGACGGAGGCCGCGCTGGCCCGGTTCATGGACGAGGGACTGCTGGCGCGGCACATCCGCCGGACGGCGAAGGTCTACGGCGAGCGGCGGTCGGCGCTGCTGGCCGGGCTGGACGGTGCGCTGGCGCCGTACCTCGAGCCGGTGCCGTCGGCGGCCGGGGTGACGTCCCGCTGGGTGGTGGAGTTCTTCGACCACTGTGCGGGGTCAGTGTGCTGA
- a CDS encoding DNA polymerase beta superfamily protein codes for MSNVEYGDPEVALPNEILRSVVGSGVHGIVIAGTDDHDEMGVYIEPPDRAVGLLQRQPHYIWRTQPEGVRSGHGDTDLVLYSLRKYLKLALKGNPTVLLPLYAPDADLVVRTPLGDELRALAGEFLSRQAVERFLGYMHAQHERMLGTGKRNRVSNRPELIERHGWDVKYGSHALRLAYQGREIALDGRLSLPLRPDERARVLAVKRGEVARDEVSAEISAVEAEVRTALAGGRSPLPERADHDRISAWAVEAQRRHWGWTA; via the coding sequence ATGTCCAACGTCGAGTACGGCGACCCCGAAGTGGCGCTGCCCAACGAGATCCTTCGCTCGGTGGTCGGTTCCGGCGTGCACGGCATCGTGATCGCCGGCACCGACGATCACGACGAGATGGGCGTCTACATCGAGCCGCCCGACCGCGCCGTCGGGCTGCTGCAGCGGCAGCCGCACTACATCTGGCGCACACAGCCCGAGGGCGTGCGTTCCGGCCACGGCGACACCGACCTCGTCCTCTACTCGCTGCGCAAGTACCTCAAGCTGGCGCTCAAGGGGAATCCGACCGTGCTGCTGCCGCTGTACGCGCCGGACGCCGACCTCGTCGTGCGCACTCCCCTGGGTGACGAGCTGCGGGCGCTGGCCGGCGAGTTCTTGTCGCGGCAGGCGGTCGAGCGGTTCCTCGGCTACATGCACGCCCAGCACGAGCGCATGCTCGGCACCGGCAAGCGCAACCGGGTGTCGAACCGGCCCGAGCTGATCGAACGGCACGGCTGGGACGTCAAGTACGGCAGCCACGCGCTGCGGCTGGCCTACCAGGGCCGCGAGATCGCGCTGGACGGGCGGCTGAGCCTCCCGCTGCGCCCGGACGAGCGTGCGCGGGTGCTCGCGGTGAAGCGCGGCGAGGTGGCCCGCGACGAGGTGTCGGCGGAGATCAGCGCGGTCGAGGCGGAGGTGCGGACGGCCCTTGCCGGCGGCCGATCGCCGCTGCCGGAACGGGCCGACCACGACCGCATCTCCGCGTGGGCCGTCGAAGCGCAGCGGCGGCACTGGGGCTGGACGGCCTGA
- a CDS encoding ThuA domain-containing protein — protein sequence MRRTSLVRPGGGPPARSARWRRTIVLASTAVLALSVTALPAQGQPEPEPAEPSPSASSAPAVKASNTADDASPAARQALAAAKANAADGAAKVLVFHGAAAEQDDPVAAAVAAVQELGAASGIGVDVSSDPASFSADTLAGYRGVVFLSAIGTELSPSQEDALEAYIEDGGGFLGIGDASRAQERSEWFTGLIGSRPVGALPDSLDVASVSATANNPPNEDAPKVVDGNVNTKWLGFVRTAQITVRLTEPAAVNQYALSSANDSAGRDPQDWTLQGSNDGTTWTDIDRRTNEDFPERFQTKAYEISNTTAYEYLRLDITRNSGDTITQLAELQFFAGDIIEPPPVPALEATVSIVDRQHPANDGLPLELTLTDRWTNWAPNPVGTVHTVAQVQENTYDPGEGANGAFHPVSWCRDYDGGRSFYTSMGGAEQSWSNAEVRSHITGALQWTTGLVRGDCQATIGANYEIERLTAQNQPGQLDQIGEPHGLDVAADGTVFYIGKAACATGPIASWDDPNVGRGCGTIHQWDPESGDVTQLASLDVFGNRGSGSELVKAEDGLVGIALDPAFMDNGWIYTYWMPYESLDRERRVGDRTISRFTYDHETQELDLDSRKDLLSWETQIHSCCHAGGGMDFDSDGNLYVGVGDSNSSGGSSGYSGNNWTQEFGGYSFQDARRTSGNTNDLNGKILRIHPEADGTYTIPEGNLFTGEEEGGGKTRPEIYVMGVRNISTLYVDPVTDYLHAAWVGPDAGGPNADLGPAKYETATIITSAGNQGWPYCMGNRQPYRDRSNTDASVLTDWYDCKGNLMNTSPRNTGLVDIPDARDNMIWYSPQGGNPDFPDRGDGIPTYDNDDATYGFPYMRSGGCQAVMTGPTFRESLVDTDSGISWPSYWEGKWILGDNCGSSSRIAVTVDPEGIEEQAPPLFAEDLRPIIPHGAGSNQLNSWMMTSRFGPDGALYMSDYSGGFFSLTPNQKLLRVVYNGGPATPVATASATAVQNKPLTIAFTGARSGGVSYAWDFGDGATSDEANPRHTYAAVGSYTATLTVTYADGETMTTEVEVTVGCAVPDDRSTVFLRDTDTGVTNDVVGEGCTINDLIDDESSWPNHGQFVRHVTDTANGLAADGVITAREKATLSRLAAQSEIGTPGDTGWDAIFDGTAQSLEGWTQAPGGFFELQDDGTIISRGGLGMLWYAEKEFADYSIRLQFRDVSPGTTRANSGVFIRFPNPNQPLAERPECGRVGSAANSPAWVAIYCGHEIQIYDGETGEPQKTGSVYNFDSIQLPGSGATPKGEWNDYEIRVEGQHYTIIRNGVVINEFDNVPGIESSRAGDPPTDLRQFLSGYVGLQNHGNNDQIEFRNIRVREL from the coding sequence ATGAGACGCACCAGCCTCGTCCGTCCGGGAGGAGGGCCACCGGCGAGATCCGCACGGTGGCGCCGGACGATCGTCCTGGCGAGCACGGCCGTCCTGGCGCTGAGCGTGACCGCGCTGCCCGCGCAGGGGCAGCCGGAGCCGGAGCCGGCCGAGCCCTCGCCGAGCGCCTCCAGTGCGCCGGCCGTCAAGGCCTCCAACACCGCCGACGACGCCAGCCCCGCCGCACGCCAGGCGCTGGCCGCCGCGAAGGCCAACGCCGCGGACGGTGCCGCCAAGGTGCTGGTCTTCCACGGCGCCGCCGCCGAGCAGGACGACCCCGTCGCGGCCGCAGTCGCGGCGGTGCAGGAACTGGGCGCGGCCAGCGGCATCGGCGTCGACGTGTCGTCGGACCCCGCCAGCTTCTCCGCGGACACGCTGGCCGGCTACCGCGGCGTCGTGTTCCTGTCCGCGATCGGCACCGAGCTGTCGCCGTCCCAGGAGGACGCGCTCGAGGCCTACATCGAGGACGGCGGCGGCTTCCTCGGCATCGGCGACGCCTCGCGCGCGCAGGAGCGGTCGGAGTGGTTCACCGGGCTGATCGGCAGCCGGCCGGTCGGCGCGCTGCCCGACTCGCTCGACGTCGCCTCCGTCAGCGCCACCGCCAACAACCCGCCGAACGAGGACGCGCCCAAGGTGGTCGACGGCAACGTCAACACCAAGTGGCTGGGCTTCGTGCGGACGGCGCAGATCACCGTCCGGCTGACCGAGCCGGCCGCGGTGAACCAGTACGCGCTGTCGTCGGCCAACGACTCCGCCGGCCGCGACCCGCAGGACTGGACCCTGCAGGGCTCGAACGACGGGACGACCTGGACCGACATCGACCGGCGGACCAACGAGGACTTCCCGGAGCGGTTCCAGACCAAGGCCTACGAGATCTCGAACACGACGGCCTACGAGTACCTCCGGCTGGACATCACCCGCAACTCCGGCGACACCATCACGCAGCTGGCCGAGCTGCAGTTCTTCGCCGGCGACATCATCGAGCCGCCGCCGGTGCCGGCGCTGGAGGCCACCGTCAGCATCGTCGACCGGCAGCACCCGGCCAACGACGGGCTGCCGCTGGAGCTGACGCTCACGGACCGCTGGACCAACTGGGCGCCGAACCCGGTCGGCACGGTGCACACCGTCGCGCAGGTCCAGGAGAACACCTATGACCCGGGCGAGGGCGCGAACGGCGCGTTCCACCCGGTCTCGTGGTGCCGTGACTACGACGGCGGCCGCTCGTTCTACACGAGCATGGGCGGCGCGGAGCAGAGCTGGAGCAACGCCGAGGTCCGCAGCCACATCACCGGCGCGCTGCAGTGGACCACCGGTCTCGTGCGCGGCGACTGCCAGGCCACCATCGGCGCGAACTACGAGATCGAGCGTCTGACGGCGCAGAACCAGCCGGGCCAGCTCGACCAGATCGGCGAGCCGCACGGCCTGGACGTCGCCGCCGACGGCACCGTCTTCTACATCGGCAAGGCGGCCTGCGCCACCGGCCCGATCGCGTCGTGGGACGACCCGAACGTCGGGCGCGGCTGCGGCACGATCCACCAGTGGGACCCGGAGTCCGGCGACGTCACGCAGCTGGCCTCGCTCGACGTGTTCGGCAACCGCGGCAGCGGGAGCGAGCTGGTGAAGGCCGAGGACGGCCTGGTCGGCATCGCGCTGGACCCGGCGTTCATGGACAACGGCTGGATCTACACCTACTGGATGCCGTACGAGTCGCTCGACCGTGAGCGCCGCGTCGGTGACCGGACCATCTCGCGGTTCACCTACGACCACGAGACGCAGGAGCTCGACCTCGACAGCCGCAAGGACCTGCTGTCCTGGGAGACCCAGATCCACAGCTGCTGCCACGCCGGCGGCGGCATGGACTTCGACTCCGACGGCAACCTGTACGTCGGCGTCGGGGACAGCAACTCCTCCGGCGGCTCCAGCGGCTACTCCGGCAACAACTGGACGCAGGAGTTCGGCGGGTACTCGTTCCAGGACGCGCGCCGCACGTCGGGCAACACGAACGACCTGAACGGCAAGATCCTGCGCATCCACCCGGAGGCCGACGGGACGTACACCATCCCCGAGGGCAACCTGTTCACCGGTGAGGAAGAGGGCGGCGGCAAGACCCGCCCGGAGATCTACGTCATGGGCGTGCGCAACATCTCGACCCTGTACGTCGACCCGGTGACGGACTACCTGCACGCCGCCTGGGTCGGCCCCGACGCCGGCGGCCCGAACGCCGACCTCGGCCCGGCCAAGTACGAGACGGCGACGATCATCACCTCGGCGGGCAACCAGGGCTGGCCGTACTGCATGGGCAACCGGCAGCCGTACCGCGACCGCAGCAACACCGACGCGTCGGTGCTGACCGACTGGTACGACTGCAAGGGCAACCTGATGAACACCTCGCCGCGCAACACCGGCCTGGTCGACATCCCGGACGCCCGCGACAACATGATCTGGTACTCCCCGCAGGGCGGTAACCCGGACTTCCCGGACCGCGGCGACGGCATCCCGACGTACGACAACGACGACGCCACCTACGGGTTCCCGTACATGCGCAGCGGCGGCTGCCAGGCCGTCATGACCGGCCCGACGTTCCGGGAGTCGCTGGTCGACACCGACAGCGGCATCTCGTGGCCGTCGTACTGGGAGGGCAAGTGGATCCTCGGTGACAACTGCGGCTCGAGCAGCCGGATCGCCGTCACCGTCGACCCTGAGGGCATCGAGGAGCAGGCGCCGCCGCTGTTCGCGGAGGACCTGCGCCCGATCATCCCGCACGGCGCCGGCAGCAACCAGCTGAACAGCTGGATGATGACGTCGCGGTTCGGCCCGGACGGCGCCCTCTACATGTCCGACTACAGCGGCGGGTTCTTCAGCCTCACTCCGAACCAGAAGCTGCTCCGCGTGGTCTACAACGGCGGCCCGGCCACCCCGGTGGCGACGGCGTCGGCGACGGCCGTGCAGAACAAGCCGCTGACCATCGCCTTCACCGGCGCCCGCTCCGGCGGCGTGTCCTACGCGTGGGACTTCGGCGACGGCGCGACGTCGGACGAGGCGAACCCGCGGCACACCTACGCCGCGGTGGGCAGCTACACCGCGACGCTGACGGTGACGTACGCCGACGGCGAGACCATGACCACCGAGGTCGAGGTCACCGTCGGGTGCGCGGTGCCGGACGACCGCTCCACGGTCTTCCTGCGCGACACCGACACCGGCGTGACGAACGACGTCGTCGGCGAGGGCTGCACGATCAACGACCTCATCGACGACGAGAGCAGCTGGCCGAACCACGGCCAGTTCGTCCGGCACGTCACCGACACCGCGAACGGCCTGGCCGCCGACGGCGTCATCACGGCGCGGGAGAAGGCCACGCTGTCGCGGCTCGCGGCGCAGTCCGAGATCGGCACGCCCGGCGACACCGGCTGGGACGCCATCTTCGACGGGACCGCTCAGTCCCTCGAGGGCTGGACCCAGGCGCCCGGCGGCTTCTTCGAGCTGCAGGACGACGGGACGATCATCAGCCGCGGCGGGCTGGGCATGCTCTGGTACGCCGAGAAGGAGTTCGCGGACTACTCGATCCGGCTGCAGTTCCGTGACGTGTCACCCGGCACGACGCGGGCCAACAGCGGTGTGTTCATCCGGTTCCCGAACCCGAACCAGCCGCTGGCGGAGCGTCCGGAGTGCGGTCGCGTCGGTTCCGCGGCGAACTCGCCGGCCTGGGTCGCGATCTACTGCGGCCACGAGATCCAGATCTACGACGGCGAGACCGGCGAGCCGCAGAAGACCGGGTCGGTCTACAACTTCGATTCGATCCAGCTGCCCGGTTCCGGCGCCACTCCGAAGGGCGAGTGGAACGACTACGAGATCCGGGTCGAGGGCCAGCACTACACGATCATCCGCAACGGAGTGGTGATCAACGAGTTCGACAACGTGCCTGGCATCGAGTCGTCTCGCGCGGGTGACCCGCCGACCGACCTGCGCCAGTTCCTCAGCGGATACGTCGGGTTGCAGAACCACGGCAACAACGACCAGATCGAATTCCGCAACATCCGAGTCCGGGAGCTGTAG